The sequence GGCCGTGGTGCAGGGCGCCGGTGCAGGAGGACGTGGTCTACGACAGCCTGAGCGCGGCGCCGCAGCACGCCCTGCGGAACCTTCCGCCGTTCACCAACGTCAGCCTGAGGCTCGTCCTGAGCAACCCCGAAGGACGGAGGGAGAGCGAGGAGCTGCTGGTGCTGACGGAGGAGGACGgtacgcacacagacacacacacatacacacacacacacacgtacacatatacacagacacacacacccacacacgcacacaaacacagacttaCAGACAGTATGTC is a genomic window of Etheostoma cragini isolate CJK2018 unplaced genomic scaffold, CSU_Ecrag_1.0 ScbMSFa_4585, whole genome shotgun sequence containing:
- the LOC117941183 gene encoding receptor-type tyrosine-protein phosphatase mu, with amino-acid sequence MHGPRRLEVVDLQSRQVTLRWEPFGYNVTRCHSYNLTVQYRYRPAGAPGRAPVQEDVVYDSLSAAPQHALRNLPPFTNVSLRLVLSNPEGRRESEELLVLTEED